Proteins encoded in a region of the Quercus lobata isolate SW786 chromosome 8, ValleyOak3.0 Primary Assembly, whole genome shotgun sequence genome:
- the LOC115955512 gene encoding disease resistance protein RPM1-like — protein MAETAVNLVIQHLVPLLIQEAQLLKGIHEEVAGIKREMEMIQSFLKDADTRAEKDGTSNVAKTWIKQVREEAYHIEDVIDEYILHFAKQPHKRRRRFHFLQNISHITINLKPQHVIASEIQGINKILDGIRKSGERYGFNTIGKRLSSSDTKSVTWHDPRVTSLFLDESEVVGIENPKAELIEKLVEGPSKCMVISVVGIGGLGKTTLVKKVYDNEKVTTHFDCHAWITVSQSYKMEELLRDMINQFYKSRKEFAPREIDIMKETSLIKVLKQYLRELRYVVIFDDLWHTEFWRYIKCGFPENDKGNRIIITTRSEDVAPSDKESIYYHVYKLPPLSSEKALELFYRKAFQREEGHCPPDFIELSRAIVGRCEGLPLAIVAIGGILSTKEKVLHEWHKFHNSLSSELESNPHLINITKILSLSYHDLPYKLKACFLYFGMFPEDYFINCARLIRLWIAEGFVKEKQGLTLEEVAQDYLKELIHRSLVQVEMVDSRGKIRSCRVHDMLREVILSRSEELNFCLVSIQNYSSFDKIARRLSIQNNANAPLQSITSSQTRSILIFGVDEVPKSFLEICFSNFKLMKTMDFEGAPIDYIPKEVGNLFHLRYLSLRDTKVQILPKSIGELHNLETLDLKRSLVSELPAEISGLCKLQYLGAYIENFDTEFSIDSRRGVKIHSGIGCLQSLQKLVKIEANNAAFITELGSLRRLRKFEITNLKRENGMDLCTALEKMSHLQALTINGTSEEEVLELQMMSSPLPLLQSLGLYGRLEKLPEWIPKHKTIVRICLFWSRLMDDPLMVLQALPNLMILRIYDGYIGEQLHIEGGGFQKLKWLGLQNLEGFNRLTIDEGALPLLETISIGPCPQLTEVPYSIHHLKCLKYLIFYDMPTEFVLTLQPNEGPDFWKVTHVPSVLFWYKIQGLRHKSYKLGDPELLDRLRR, from the coding sequence ATGGCAGAAACCGCCGTCAACTTGGTTATACAGCATTTGGTCCCATTGTTAATCCAAGAAGCACAATTGCTTAAGGGTATCCATGAAGAAGTTGCAGGCATCAAACGTGAAATGGAGATGATTCAGTCTTTCCTCAAGGATGCTGATACAAGAGCTGAAAAGGATGGCACGAGCAATGTTGCAAAAACATGGATAAAACAAGTTAGGGAAGAAGCTTATCACATAGAAGATGTTATTGATGAATACATACTTCATTTTGCAAAACAGCCTCACAAGCGAAGGCGACGCTTTCATTTCCTACAAAATATTTCTCACATAACCATAAACCTAAAACCACAGCATGTGATAGCCTCAGAGATTCAAGGTATCAACAAGATACTAGACGGCATCAGAAAGAGTGGTGAAAGATATGGCTTCAACACCATAGGGAAAAGATTATCTAGTAGTGACACTAAAAGTGTTACATGGCATGACCCTCGAGTGACATCCCTATTCCTTGATGAATCTGAGGTTGTGGGCATTGAGAATCCTAAAGCTGAATTGATAGAGAAGCTAGTAGAAGGACCATCTAAATGCATGGTGATTTCAGTGGTTGGCATTGGTGGCCTTGGCAAGACCACTCTTGTCAAGAAAGTGTATGACAATGAGAAGGTGACCACGCACTTTGATTGCCACGCTTGGATCACTGTGTCTCAATCATACAAGATGGAGGAGTTGTTAAGGGATATGATAAATCAATTTTACAAATCAAGGAAGGAGTTTGCTCCTAGAGAAATTGACATAATGAAAGAGACATCATTGATTAAAGTATTGAAGCAATATTTACGTGAACTAAGGTATGTAGTAATATTTGATGATTTATGGCATACAGAATTTTGGAGATATATAAAATGTGGTTTCCCTGAGAATGACAAAGGTAATAGAATAATAATCACAACTCGAAGTGAGGATGTTGCTCCTTCTGACAAAGAATCTATATATTATCATGTGTACAAACTGCCACCTTTATCTTCAGAAAAAGCCTTAGAGCTCTTCTACAGGAAGGCGTTCCAACGTGAAGAGGGGCATTGTCCTCCTGATTTTATTGAGTTGTCACGTGCCATTGTTGGGAGATGTGAAGGGCTGCCATTAGCAATTGTGGCTATAGGTGGTATTTTGTCAACCAAAGAAAAGGTTTTGCATGAGTGGCACAAATTTCATAATAGTCTTAGTTCAGAGCTAGAAAGTAATCCTCATCTCATAAATATCACCAAAATCCTATCCCTTAGTTACCATGATCTACCTTACAAGCTCAAAGcttgtttcttatattttggaaTGTTTCCAGAGGATTACTTTATTAATTGTGCAAGACTAATTCGACTATGGATAGCCGAGGGCTTTGTAAAAGAAAAGCAAGGGTTAACATTGGAAGAGGTTGCACAAGACTACTTGAAAGAGCTTATTCATAGAAGCTTGGTTCAGGTGGAGATGGTCGATTCTAGAGGCAAAATTAGAAGTTGTCGAGTTCATGATATGTTGCGTGAGGTCATTCTTTCGAGGTCAGAGGagttgaatttttgtttggtctCAATACAAAACTACTCAAGTTTTGACAAAATTGCTCGACGTCTTTCAATTCAGAACAATGCAAATGCTCCTTTACAGAGTATTACTAGTTCTCAAACTCGTTCTATTCTCATTTTTGGGGTAGATGAAGTGCCTAAATCTTTTcttgaaatttgtttttcaaatttcaagctTATGAAAACAATGGATTTTGAAGGTGCCCCCATCGATTACATTCCTAAAGAAGTGGGTAACCTATTCCATTTAAGATATTTAAGCTTGAGAGATACAAAAGTACAAATCCTTCCAAAGTCCATAGGTGAATTGCACAACTTAGAGACTTTGGATTTGAAACGTTCGCTTGTGTCTGAGCTACCAGCAGAAATTAGTGGGCTCTGTAAGCTACAATACCTTGGtgcatatattgaaaattttgatactgAATTTAGTATTGATTCTCGACGAGGAGTAAAAATACATAGTGGCATTGGGTGTTTACAATCCTTACAGAAACTTGTTAAGATTGAAGCCAACAACGCGGCCTTTATAACAGAATTGGGGAGTTTGAGACGATTGAGAAAGTTTGAAATCACTaatttgaagagagaaaatggaaTGGATTTGTGCACCGCATTGGAGAAAATGAGCCATCTTCAAGCATTGACTATTAATGGAACAAGTGAGGAAGAAGTGCTTGAATTGCAAATGATGTCTTCTCCTTTGCCCCTCCTACAAAGTCTCGGTCTATATGGGCGACTAGAAAAGCTGCCGGAATGGATTCCCAAACACAAGACTATAGTTcgaatttgtttattttggtcAAGATTAATGGATGATCCATTAATGGTCTTGCAAGCCTTGCCCAATTTGATGATTCTTCGAATTTATGATGGATACATAGGTGAGCAATTACATATAGAGGGAGGAGGCTTTCAGAAACTCAAGTGGCTAGGCCTTCAAAATTTGGAAGGATTTAATAGGTTGACAATAGATGAAGGTGCCTTGCCTCTTCTTGAAACTATTTCAATTGGACCTTGCCCACAGCTGACGGAGGTGCCCTATAGCATCCACCATCTGAAATGCCTTAAATATCTGATATTTTATGACATGCCGACTGAATTTGTTCTTACTCTACAACCAAATGAAGGCCCTGATTTTTGGAAAGTCACACATGTTCCCTCTGTTCTTTTTTGGTATAAGATTCAAGGGTTACGACACAAAAGCTACAAGCTTGGTGATCCAGAGTTGTTAGACCGTTTGCGAAGGTGA